A part of Bacteroidota bacterium genomic DNA contains:
- a CDS encoding acyloxyacyl hydrolase, with protein sequence MQHRATIGHLIKGYVPMVEVNLVKPSDGSKLWHLENNLPDVGLCATFIDFGNPSQLGQSISLAPFIEIPLNVKVRASRPIFRISWGLAYLTRRFDINENHKNIAIGSHWNAFVQYRFLWNINLNEKLRLEPGLGISHVSNGRMQVPNLGLNLISAHMGLTLKLSDPKCEYTKIDSSTKAKSNHELLAWYAFGVNEKDPPGEPKLPAHTLSFNYFFNKRNTHKIGGGLDLYYEESHVKDLEVFNKPHDTFVDKMRAGVKFAYSYNVGRISFPLEFGYYFYSHYNDDGSFFHRFGIRYTGNKGLFLQFGMKSHWVVAYHFDLGIGYRLPIGKRK encoded by the coding sequence ATGCAACACCGTGCTACAATCGGTCATTTAATTAAGGGCTATGTACCAATGGTAGAAGTGAATTTAGTGAAACCGAGTGATGGAAGTAAATTGTGGCATCTGGAGAACAATCTGCCGGATGTAGGACTATGTGCTACTTTCATTGATTTTGGTAATCCTTCGCAGCTAGGTCAGTCCATTTCCTTAGCGCCTTTTATTGAAATTCCCTTAAATGTAAAAGTGAGGGCTTCACGTCCAATCTTCAGGATTTCATGGGGACTTGCTTACTTAACCAGACGATTTGATATTAATGAAAACCACAAAAACATTGCCATTGGCAGTCACTGGAATGCCTTTGTTCAATACCGTTTTTTATGGAATATCAATTTAAATGAGAAGCTAAGATTAGAACCCGGACTTGGCATTTCACATGTGAGTAATGGTAGAATGCAGGTTCCGAACTTGGGATTAAATCTAATCTCGGCTCACATGGGATTGACGCTAAAATTATCAGACCCTAAATGCGAGTACACTAAAATCGACTCTTCCACCAAAGCGAAAAGTAATCATGAATTATTAGCCTGGTATGCATTTGGTGTGAATGAAAAAGATCCTCCGGGTGAACCAAAATTACCTGCTCATACATTATCCTTCAACTATTTTTTCAATAAACGTAATACACATAAAATTGGAGGTGGTCTGGATTTATATTACGAAGAGAGTCATGTCAAAGACTTAGAAGTGTTTAATAAACCACATGATACTTTTGTAGATAAAATGCGAGCCGGCGTAAAATTTGCCTACTCCTATAATGTTGGAAGAATTAGTTTCCCTCTGGAATTTGGCTATTATTTTTACAGTCATTACAACGACGATGGTTCGTTTTTCCATCGCTTCGGCATAAGATATACCGGCAATAAAGGCTTGTTTTTACAATTTGGCATGAAGTCGCATTGGGTGGTTGCTTATCATTTTGATTTGGGCATTGGTTACAGACTGCCAATAGGAAAAAGAAAGTGA
- a CDS encoding DUF2807 domain-containing protein, whose amino-acid sequence MKKLIYIFIFALTVVLVNSCKKENAGDCFKSSGKAQISDRALSAFYKIRVEDRIDVFITQSPVYSVKVEAGKNLLSNIKTEVKDSTLYISNINKCNFIRHPKNSIVKVFVTLPYLKRLRNGGVGVVTFENQFTQDSMYVSIANSGDIHLDINLKYLHTSTHGNGDIYAKGFVDYGNHYTNGTNYLRFQDLIIKNRIDLNSYTIGHCYINAPTNPTGGLMKLEIWEAGNIYYKGEPDSLNLTRKGRGELIRE is encoded by the coding sequence GTGAAAAAATTAATATACATATTTATTTTCGCGTTGACTGTTGTATTAGTCAATTCCTGTAAAAAAGAAAATGCAGGCGATTGTTTCAAGTCTTCAGGTAAAGCTCAAATTTCCGATCGTGCATTAAGCGCATTCTATAAGATTAGAGTTGAGGACAGAATTGATGTATTTATAACCCAAAGTCCGGTTTATAGCGTAAAAGTGGAGGCCGGAAAAAACCTTTTAAGCAATATTAAAACAGAAGTAAAAGATTCAACACTCTACATCAGTAATATCAATAAGTGTAATTTCATACGTCACCCAAAAAACAGCATTGTTAAAGTGTTTGTTACCCTTCCTTATTTAAAGCGATTGAGAAACGGGGGTGTTGGGGTGGTTACGTTCGAAAACCAATTTACTCAGGACTCCATGTATGTGAGCATTGCGAATTCAGGCGATATTCATCTTGATATAAATCTTAAATATTTACACACGAGTACGCATGGTAACGGTGATATTTACGCAAAAGGATTTGTTGATTACGGTAACCATTACACGAATGGCACAAATTATTTAAGATTTCAGGATCTCATTATTAAAAACAGAATTGACCTTAACAGTTACACAATCGGACATTGTTATATTAATGCCCCTACAAATCCCACAGGTGGATTAATGAAGCTAGAAATATGGGAAGCGGGTAATATTTACTACAAAGGAGAACCGGATTCCTTAAATTTAACGCGTAAAGGAAGAGGGGAACTAATCAGAGAGTGA
- a CDS encoding FdtA/QdtA family cupin domain-containing protein, which produces MTKPYLIEFKKLGTSEIGYISVSENKQQIPFDCERVFWTYYTPEEVVRGRHAHYKTEQVLIALAGRIIVNIEMPDGEKMIFTLDKPNIGLYVPPHCWHTMQYSHSCVQLVLASSKYDESDYIRKYEDFKKHYSGK; this is translated from the coding sequence ATGACTAAACCCTATCTCATAGAATTCAAAAAATTAGGCACCAGCGAAATCGGTTATATTTCAGTTAGTGAAAATAAACAGCAGATTCCTTTTGATTGTGAACGTGTGTTCTGGACTTATTATACTCCTGAAGAGGTTGTGAGAGGCAGACATGCGCATTATAAAACAGAGCAAGTTTTAATTGCATTAGCAGGACGCATTATCGTGAACATTGAAATGCCTGATGGAGAAAAAATGATATTTACGCTTGATAAACCTAATATTGGTTTATACGTACCGCCACATTGCTGGCATACCATGCAATACTCACATTCCTGCGTGCAGTTAGTATTAGCCAGCTCTAAATACGACGAATCGGACTACATCAGGAAATACGAAGATTTTAAAAAACATTATTCAGGAAAATGA
- a CDS encoding class I SAM-dependent methyltransferase — MSSNKELTFDDFKKMAANPNLSGSEKIGFPDTYRKGFSKAILEDIYTKLPIDKTQNKIIIDIGSGCDELTLELIKMCEKNSHTLVLIDSDEMLAHVPNSKCVVKIGGKFPFSNNELKDYIGKSDFVLCYSVLFYIFANDNMYLFLHEALNLLKPNGRFLIGDIPNIDKRDRFLDSEEGKKFLSNNNQIKGSTAHDNRDQKMDDSIVLAIVARLRRFGCEAYLVPQNDNLPMANRREDILVVKR, encoded by the coding sequence ATGAGCTCAAATAAAGAATTGACATTCGACGATTTTAAAAAAATGGCAGCCAATCCGAATTTGAGTGGCTCCGAAAAAATCGGCTTTCCGGATACATATCGCAAAGGTTTTTCAAAAGCCATTTTAGAAGATATTTATACTAAACTTCCAATCGATAAAACCCAAAACAAAATCATTATTGATATTGGTTCCGGCTGCGATGAGTTAACACTTGAATTAATTAAGATGTGCGAGAAAAACAGTCACACTTTAGTTTTAATTGATTCTGATGAAATGCTCGCTCATGTTCCAAATTCTAAATGTGTGGTAAAAATCGGTGGCAAGTTTCCTTTCAGCAATAACGAACTCAAAGATTATATTGGCAAATCGGATTTTGTATTATGTTACAGCGTTCTGTTTTACATTTTCGCGAACGATAATATGTATTTGTTTTTACACGAGGCTTTAAATCTGTTGAAACCTAATGGCCGCTTTTTAATCGGAGATATTCCTAACATTGATAAACGCGATCGTTTCTTAGATTCTGAAGAAGGAAAAAAATTCCTGAGCAACAACAATCAAATTAAAGGTTCCACCGCTCATGATAACCGTGATCAAAAAATGGACGACAGCATTGTATTGGCAATCGTTGCGCGTTTACGCCGATTTGGCTGTGAAGCTTACTTAGTTCCTCAAAATGATAATTTACCGATGGCAAACCGCCGCGAAGACATACTTGTAGTTAAACGATAA
- a CDS encoding acetyltransferase, producing the protein MTKTKKLVIFGDSAFGEVAYELFTHDSEYEVVAFTVTKEFLKKDTLFGLPVVPYEDIEKLYPPSQYEMHIALVYNTLNRARAKFYHDAKTKGYKLANYISSRAFVWRNVTMGDNVFIFEDNTVQPFVKMGSNIVLWSGNHIGHHSVLGSHLFISSHVVISGFCTVGDYTFMGVNSTVGNNINIGKDCLIGAGCLIVKDTGDGKLYKGTPNKADELSIYEKFNIQ; encoded by the coding sequence ATGACGAAAACAAAGAAACTTGTAATTTTTGGCGACAGCGCTTTTGGTGAAGTAGCTTACGAATTATTTACACACGATTCGGAATATGAAGTCGTAGCGTTTACAGTAACCAAAGAATTTTTAAAAAAAGACACTTTATTCGGATTACCTGTAGTGCCATATGAAGATATTGAAAAGCTTTATCCGCCTTCTCAGTACGAAATGCACATTGCTTTAGTATACAACACCCTTAATCGTGCCCGTGCCAAGTTTTACCATGATGCAAAAACGAAAGGTTATAAACTGGCAAATTACATTAGCTCGCGTGCTTTTGTATGGCGCAATGTAACCATGGGTGATAATGTATTTATTTTTGAAGACAATACTGTTCAACCCTTCGTGAAAATGGGGTCTAATATTGTTTTATGGAGCGGTAATCACATTGGTCATCATTCTGTTTTAGGCAGTCATTTATTTATCTCTTCTCATGTTGTAATTAGCGGCTTTTGTACAGTAGGCGACTATACGTTTATGGGTGTCAACTCAACTGTAGGTAATAACATTAACATTGGAAAGGACTGCTTAATTGGTGCAGGTTGTTTAATCGTTAAAGATACCGGCGACGGAAAGTTATATAAGGGTACACCAAACAAAGCCGACGAATTAAGTATTTACGAGAAATTTAATATTCAATAA
- a CDS encoding phytanoyl-CoA dioxygenase family protein, whose amino-acid sequence MSTTKAPVIHYGVTEMTPSGDNIDLHKEEILLKGYTIVPNVLTPEQIKIAKEKIEIIYAKQVAEVGEEVMEKLGDKDITRSPLVYDDFFLYNFTVNPTVIAILKKIFGNNFILREQNAIINRAKSQNYQLRWHRDLMYQHFTYSRPFTVSALFCLADFNEKNGGTWILPASHKTEAFPSEEYIRANEVCANAPAGSAIVFDAMLYHRAGQNVSDNDRIGVNNMYVAPYMKQAISFPSQLKGKYSDDPFLSFLLGYDTDTDADVKSWRMRRYNRSAKK is encoded by the coding sequence ATGAGTACAACAAAAGCCCCGGTCATTCACTATGGAGTAACAGAAATGACTCCTTCCGGTGATAATATCGATTTACATAAAGAAGAAATTTTATTAAAAGGTTACACTATTGTACCGAATGTTTTAACACCTGAACAAATTAAAATTGCAAAGGAAAAAATTGAAATCATTTACGCTAAACAGGTTGCTGAAGTTGGTGAGGAAGTAATGGAGAAATTGGGTGACAAAGACATTACACGTTCCCCACTTGTATACGACGATTTCTTCCTGTACAATTTTACAGTTAACCCAACTGTGATTGCCATTTTGAAAAAAATATTTGGCAACAACTTCATCTTACGCGAACAAAATGCCATTATCAACCGTGCTAAATCTCAGAACTACCAGTTACGTTGGCACCGTGATTTAATGTATCAGCACTTTACATATTCAAGACCATTTACTGTAAGTGCTTTATTTTGTTTAGCTGATTTTAACGAGAAAAACGGTGGCACATGGATTTTACCGGCGAGTCATAAAACAGAAGCATTTCCTTCGGAAGAATACATCCGCGCTAATGAAGTGTGCGCTAATGCTCCTGCAGGATCCGCGATTGTTTTTGATGCGATGTTATATCACCGTGCCGGACAAAACGTTTCGGATAACGACCGTATTGGTGTAAATAACATGTACGTTGCCCCTTACATGAAACAGGCTATTTCTTTCCCTAGTCAGTTAAAAGGTAAATACAGCGACGATCCTTTCCTAAGTTTCTTACTCGGTTATGATACAGATACGGATGCAGATGTTAAGTCATGGCGTATGCGCCGTTACAACCGTTCAGCTAAAAAATAA
- a CDS encoding crotonobetainyl-CoA--carnitine CoA-transferase yields the protein MNEIYEMIIPIPGVIMEFGTWWGSNLSLFHNLRGVHEPYNYSRKVIGFDTFTGYPDILKEEDKNSPWLKTGNYAVPKDYKTYLEQVLGYHEKENPLPHKKKFDLVQGDVTKTLPQYLKDHPETIVAMAFLDLGIYEATKKTLETLKPRLVKGSVLVFDEINCPEMPGETTALMEVFGLDKYRIVRSKFTPDRNFLIIE from the coding sequence ATGAACGAAATCTATGAAATGATTATTCCAATTCCGGGTGTTATCATGGAGTTTGGAACATGGTGGGGAAGTAATTTATCCTTATTCCACAATTTACGTGGAGTACATGAGCCATATAACTACAGCCGTAAAGTTATCGGTTTTGATACTTTCACCGGATACCCTGATATCTTAAAAGAAGAAGATAAAAATTCACCTTGGTTAAAAACAGGAAACTACGCAGTACCTAAAGACTATAAAACTTACTTAGAGCAAGTATTAGGTTATCATGAAAAGGAAAACCCGCTTCCTCACAAAAAGAAGTTTGATTTAGTACAAGGTGATGTAACAAAAACTTTGCCTCAGTATTTAAAAGATCATCCTGAAACTATTGTTGCTATGGCGTTCCTTGATTTAGGAATTTACGAAGCAACTAAAAAAACATTGGAAACCTTAAAACCTCGTTTGGTTAAAGGAAGTGTTTTGGTTTTTGATGAAATCAACTGTCCTGAAATGCCGGGTGAAACAACTGCATTAATGGAAGTGTTTGGCTTAGACAAATACCGTATTGTGCGTTCAAAGTTTACTCCGGACAGGAATTTCCTAATTATTGAATAA
- a CDS encoding GNAT family N-acetyltransferase yields the protein MIAVKPYTNDLKEEWNTFVANADNSNFLFNRNFMEYHSDRFTDVSVLLYDEDALVGIFPANRKENTVFSHQGLTYGGLVLNERRNVKKLIEYYHSVFSYFSLLGVTEIVYKPVPSYLCKTVNDLEHFVLNILNAQVSKVDTAFVIDYKNEIKFQERRRRSVKKGEKVNTEIKSDNDFAAYWNHILVPNLRDKFGSAPVHSLEEITLLHARFPEQIKQVNAYINNEIVAGVTLFEFNGCVHCQYISSNDYGRDSGAIDLLFNNLIHLYQKDKLFFGLGTANNNGNDINIGLCEWKEGWGAKIHAQFHYRFKTENINALERFFKSHA from the coding sequence TTGATAGCAGTAAAACCATATACGAACGATTTAAAAGAGGAATGGAATACATTTGTGGCCAATGCCGACAATTCTAATTTTCTGTTCAATCGTAATTTCATGGAGTATCACAGTGATCGCTTTACGGATGTATCCGTATTACTTTATGATGAAGATGCTCTTGTTGGAATTTTTCCGGCTAACAGAAAAGAAAACACAGTGTTTTCCCATCAAGGACTCACTTATGGAGGTTTGGTTTTAAATGAAAGAAGAAATGTAAAAAAGCTCATTGAATATTATCATTCAGTTTTTTCTTATTTCTCATTATTAGGTGTTACTGAAATTGTTTATAAACCAGTTCCCTCCTATTTATGCAAAACGGTGAACGACTTAGAACATTTTGTTTTGAATATTTTAAACGCTCAAGTTAGCAAAGTGGATACAGCGTTTGTGATAGATTATAAAAATGAAATTAAGTTTCAGGAAAGAAGAAGAAGAAGTGTAAAAAAAGGAGAAAAGGTTAACACGGAAATTAAATCTGATAATGATTTCGCGGCTTACTGGAACCATATTTTAGTTCCGAACTTGAGGGATAAATTCGGTTCAGCGCCAGTACACAGCTTGGAAGAAATTACATTATTACATGCGCGCTTTCCGGAACAAATAAAACAAGTGAATGCCTATATCAATAATGAAATTGTTGCCGGCGTAACATTATTTGAGTTTAACGGATGTGTTCATTGTCAATATATTTCCTCAAACGATTACGGCCGCGATTCAGGAGCTATTGATTTACTATTTAATAATTTAATACATTTATATCAGAAAGATAAATTGTTTTTTGGTTTAGGAACTGCCAATAACAATGGGAATGACATTAATATTGGTTTGTGTGAATGGAAAGAAGGTTGGGGCGCTAAAATTCATGCGCAGTTCCACTATCGATTCAAAACCGAAAACATTAACGCATTAGAACGTTTTTTTAAGAGCCATGCCTAA
- a CDS encoding glycosyltransferase, protein MPKISIITPCYFNGDNIPVTFPVLLENEKNFPAGTEIEYVFVDDGSKDNTWEQLKKVHQAHPDKVKIIKLARNFGANNASFTGICHATGDCCVILSADLQDPPELIPQLYAHWQKGYKLVLAQKANREDSFLTKLFSNTYHNLVRKWILKNAPKGGFDLWLFDRALRDQIVKMNEKNFHLPTLFMWMGFEYVSIPYTRRKREIGKSGWTFSKKMKTFIDSFVAFTYLPLRMISVVGFVLGFLALVYAASIIINRFVNGINVEGWSSLMLVLLFVSSFIMISLGIIGEYLYRTFDAARNRPNFVIDEKFGFEKDNASPNN, encoded by the coding sequence ATGCCTAAAATAAGTATCATAACACCATGCTATTTTAACGGCGATAACATTCCCGTTACTTTTCCGGTATTATTGGAGAATGAAAAAAACTTTCCGGCAGGTACAGAAATTGAATATGTTTTTGTAGATGACGGTTCAAAAGACAACACTTGGGAACAATTAAAGAAAGTTCACCAAGCGCATCCTGATAAAGTGAAAATCATAAAACTGGCCCGTAACTTCGGTGCAAATAATGCAAGTTTTACCGGTATTTGTCATGCAACCGGCGATTGTTGTGTGATTCTATCAGCCGATTTACAAGACCCGCCTGAACTCATTCCTCAATTATATGCACATTGGCAAAAAGGATATAAGTTAGTGTTAGCGCAAAAAGCAAACCGTGAAGATTCCTTTTTAACGAAACTATTCTCTAATACATATCACAACCTGGTTAGAAAATGGATTTTAAAAAATGCGCCAAAGGGTGGCTTTGATTTATGGTTATTCGATAGAGCACTCCGTGATCAGATTGTAAAGATGAATGAGAAGAACTTCCACCTTCCTACTCTTTTCATGTGGATGGGTTTTGAATACGTTAGTATTCCGTATACACGCCGTAAACGCGAAATTGGAAAATCAGGATGGACCTTCTCTAAAAAGATGAAAACCTTCATTGACAGTTTTGTGGCATTTACCTATTTACCATTAAGAATGATTAGTGTTGTTGGGTTTGTTTTAGGTTTTTTAGCTTTGGTTTATGCTGCATCCATTATCATCAACCGCTTTGTCAATGGTATTAATGTGGAAGGATGGAGTTCCTTAATGCTTGTATTATTATTCGTTTCTTCTTTCATTATGATTTCATTAGGAATCATCGGTGAATATTTATACCGCACATTCGATGCCGCGCGTAACAGACCAAATTTTGTAATTGATGAGAAATTTGGTTTTGAAAAGGACAATGCTTCTCCGAATAATTAG